A stretch of DNA from Microbacterium croceum:
ACTGAGCTTCATCGCGGTCGCGGTCGGCACGGCCGCCTGGATCGCGAGCGACCCCGCCCTCATCGCGACGCTCGGGCCGCCGGACGCCCTCGAGCAGTATGCCGACGAGAGCTTCACCGGCTACTACACCGAGAACCCGGCAGCGGTGTTCATGGGCATGGTGTGGACCAACAACGCCTGGATCGCCATGCAGTGCGTGCTCTTCGGCGTGACCGGGATCTGGCCGATCTACATGCTCGTGCAGAATGCGATGGGTCTGGGGGTGTCTGGTGCCGTGATGGTGGCACACGACCGTGCAGATGTCATGGTGCTCTACATCCTCCCGCACGGGATGCTCGAGATGACCTGCATCTTCGTGGCCGCCGCTGCCGGACTCAGGGTCTTCTGGGCCTGGGTGGCCCCGGGCCACCGCTCGCGCGGCGACGCATTGGCGACGGAAGGACGCGCCCTGGCGACGGTGGCGATCGGACTCGTCTTCGCACTGTTCCTCGCAGGGCTCGTCGAAGGATTCGTGACCGGCTGGGCGCTGCCCTGGCCGCTGAAGATCGGCATCGGAGGCGCCGCGCTCGCGATCTTCCTGATCTACATGGTGGTGATCGGCGGTCGGGCGCATCGGCGTGGCGAGACCGGCGACCTGATCGAGTACGAGGCGGGGACGCCGCGACTGGTCGCGGGCTGATGGCGAGTGCGCCGGCGGCGCCGCCGCGTCAGAGCCGTCCCGCGGCTTTCAGCTCGAGGTAGCGGTCGGCGATGCGCGGCGGCAGCTCTTCGGGATCCGCGGCGATCGCCTCTCCACCGGCACGGCGGATCGCATCGGCCACGTTCTCCGCGTCGCGCAGCGTCCGTTCCGCGGCGGCGGCCAGGTAGACCTCTTCCCGAGAGCCGCGTTGCTGTGCGAGCGCGGCGACGTCGTCGTCCGTGACCGAGCCGACCAGGATGGTCGTCGCGCGGGACGCGTTCGGGAATGCGCCCAGGAACCCCCGCGCGGACTCTGCGGCATCTTGAGCAGTCAGGACCACGATCAGTGAAGGACGGGTGGTCAGCGTGCGCACGGCGGCGAACGCACCGTGCCAATCGGTGTCGACCAGCCGCGCATGCACGGGCGCCATGGCATCGGTCAGGGCGGGGAGCAGCGCCGCGCCGTCGACCCCGGTCACCCTGCCGCGCACGACGCGGTCGTACATGAGCAGGTGCACATGGTCGCCGGCACGGGAGGCGAGTGCAGCCAGCAGGAGGGCGGCCTCGAGGGCGGCATCCACGCGTGTGCCGTCACCGACGCGGGCGGCGGCCGTGCGCCCCGTGTCGATGATGATCACGACGTGCCGGTCGCGCTCCGGTCGCCAGGTCCGCAGCATCGTCGTGCCGGCCCTGGCGGTGGCGCGCCAGTCGATCGAGCGGACGTCGTCGCCGCGTACATATTCACGGAGCGAGTCGAACTCGGTGCCCTGCCCGCGCACCTGGATGCTGGTGTTGCCATCGAGCTCGCGCAGCCGGGCCAGTCGCGACGGGAGATGCTTGCGCGACGTGAACG
This window harbors:
- a CDS encoding stage II sporulation protein M, producing the protein MDADALTDARRAEWQRLDELSRARLDGRGVDELIVRYRAASADLAELKTSVGDSPQGAYLSTILVRARLRLTGASDNILTQIGRFFALQLPAALYRLRWLTLIIALSFIAVAVGTAAWIASDPALIATLGPPDALEQYADESFTGYYTENPAAVFMGMVWTNNAWIAMQCVLFGVTGIWPIYMLVQNAMGLGVSGAVMVAHDRADVMVLYILPHGMLEMTCIFVAAAAGLRVFWAWVAPGHRSRGDALATEGRALATVAIGLVFALFLAGLVEGFVTGWALPWPLKIGIGGAALAIFLIYMVVIGGRAHRRGETGDLIEYEAGTPRLVAG
- a CDS encoding DUF58 domain-containing protein, coding for MFVTGRLAVALSLGVIPLVLAGLAGYPPYAVAGGWVALCAVLTGLDVALAASPRTVTVSRRVPARARLGEPVPVSVAVHNHGPRNLHGLLRDAWQPTAGAEPARQTLLIPPGERARVAIPLLPRRRGELVSEFVMLRSRGPLGLAGRQARHAVRGAIRVLPAFTSRKHLPSRLARLRELDGNTSIQVRGQGTEFDSLREYVRGDDVRSIDWRATARAGTTMLRTWRPERDRHVVIIIDTGRTAAARVGDGTRVDAALEAALLLAALASRAGDHVHLLMYDRVVRGRVTGVDGAALLPALTDAMAPVHARLVDTDWHGAFAAVRTLTTRPSLIVVLTAQDAAESARGFLGAFPNASRATTILVGSVTDDDVAALAQQRGSREEVYLAAAAERTLRDAENVADAIRRAGGEAIAADPEELPPRIADRYLELKAAGRL